In Bacteroidales bacterium, a single genomic region encodes these proteins:
- the hydG gene encoding [FeFe] hydrogenase H-cluster radical SAM maturase HydG, translating into MKFTPENYRIADKSMEAFIDAEEIENILSNTVTSPTLVDKIIQKSLNKNRLTLQDTAVLLKAEDEKSIQKIKAGARLLKKTIYGNRIVLFAPLYVGNKCINNCEYCGFKSSNKKAIRKTLDKKNLIKEVEALEDNGQKRLILVYGEHPEYTPEFIAENVKTVYSVKKGQGEIRRVNINAAPLSIEGFKTVKESGIGTYQVFQETYHPDAYKKYHLGGAKRNYENRLTALDRAMEAGIDDVGIGALFGLYDWRFEVMGLLRHVNHLEACYNVGPHTISFPRLQDASTFIQDNRYRVSDEDFTKLVAILRLAVPYTGMILTAREPENIRKEVLQYGVSQIDGGTKIELGEYTNNKVNNEEQNLNREQFKINDDRSLNDVIDELLDDCYLPSFCTACYRLGRTGEHFMEFSVPGFIKRYCSANAILTLSEYIMDYAKPSTAVKGWKVIERNLIDLEKFQKTDEIKKRIEQIKQGERDLYF; encoded by the coding sequence ATGAAATTTACGCCCGAAAACTACCGAATTGCTGACAAAAGCATGGAAGCATTTATTGATGCCGAAGAAATTGAAAATATACTATCAAATACAGTTACAAGTCCTACTTTAGTCGATAAAATTATCCAAAAATCTTTAAATAAAAACCGACTAACATTGCAGGATACTGCTGTTCTGTTAAAAGCCGAAGATGAAAAATCCATACAAAAAATAAAAGCAGGAGCACGACTATTAAAGAAAACTATTTACGGTAATAGAATCGTATTATTTGCTCCTCTCTATGTTGGAAACAAATGTATAAATAACTGTGAATATTGTGGTTTTAAATCTTCCAATAAAAAAGCAATAAGAAAGACTTTGGATAAGAAAAACCTTATAAAAGAAGTTGAAGCTTTAGAAGATAACGGACAAAAACGCTTAATACTCGTTTATGGGGAGCATCCGGAATATACTCCGGAATTTATTGCCGAGAATGTAAAAACCGTTTATAGTGTTAAAAAAGGACAAGGCGAAATCCGACGCGTGAATATCAATGCAGCTCCTCTTTCTATCGAAGGATTTAAAACAGTTAAAGAATCCGGAATAGGAACATATCAGGTTTTTCAAGAAACCTACCATCCGGATGCATATAAGAAGTATCATCTTGGAGGAGCAAAACGGAATTACGAAAACCGCTTAACAGCACTCGACCGCGCAATGGAAGCAGGAATTGATGATGTGGGTATTGGAGCCTTGTTTGGCTTATACGACTGGCGATTTGAAGTGATGGGATTGCTCAGACATGTTAATCATTTAGAAGCCTGCTATAATGTTGGACCACACACTATTTCTTTTCCACGTCTTCAAGATGCATCTACTTTTATTCAAGATAATCGTTATCGAGTTTCGGATGAAGATTTTACCAAATTAGTTGCTATCTTACGCTTAGCTGTTCCCTATACAGGAATGATTTTAACGGCGCGTGAACCTGAAAATATCCGCAAAGAAGTACTTCAGTATGGAGTTTCGCAAATTGATGGTGGAACAAAAATTGAATTAGGAGAATATACCAATAACAAAGTGAATAACGAGGAGCAAAATCTTAACCGAGAACAATTCAAAATCAATGATGACAGATCTTTAAATGATGTAATTGATGAACTATTAGATGATTGTTACTTACCCAGTTTCTGCACCGCCTGCTACCGTTTAGGCAGAACAGGAGAGCATTTTATGGAATTCTCTGTTCCCGGCTTTATCAAAAGATATTGTTCTGCAAACGCAATTCTCACCCTCTCGGAATACATTATGGATTACGCCAAACCTAGCACCGCAGTAAAGGGGTGGAAAGTTATTGAAAGAAATCTCATCGACTTAGAAAAATTTCAAAAAACAGATGAAATAAAAAAACGTATTGAACAAATTAAACAAGGCGAAAGGGATTTATATTTTTAA